GCAAAAAACAAAGGTGGTTCCTACTACTGCTGGAACTGTCGTAAACGCCATAATAAATACCATAAAATCGGCAGAGACAAGATAGCAAATGTAATCGTTCACTATCTCAGAGAACAGGTCTCGAATGTTGACGTTCGAGCCGTCACGGATATGGCAAATGAGAAGATCGAATGTCAGTCACAAAAGGGAAGAGTGGAAGAGATTGCCAATGAAATCCAAACAATAGAAACGGCCATTCAAAACATAACAAGAGCCGTCGAATCTGGAACTTATTCCCAGAGTCTCTTAAATCGTCTTTCAGAACTCGAAAGAGACAAAGAGAAGTTGCTTGAGGAAAGAACGAAGGTCAGACTTCAGCAGGTGCGCTTCTCAAAGGTCACTGTCGATGAAATGAAGGACTTCCTTGACACCTTTCTCGGCGACGATTCATTTGCCGCTCATAAAGACCTCGTTGATTTTACCCTTTCAAGTGCAAAGATAATATGGAAAGACCCCCGAATCGTTGAAATGGCATCGATCTTCGGCACTCAGAAGATCCCGCTCCTTTGATCCGTGGTGTTGAAGGTGCAGGGCTTCCTGACCAGAGCAGGCCCTTCAGGGTCTGTTTCTTTTTTGTGAGAACCAGGGGCAATCACCTGGCTCTCCAGATGATCGTTTGTTTGAGTTGATCTGCTAGAATGTTCTTACAGAGAGTAGTTCTCTTTGTCTTCTCCTCTGATCGATCGATCTGGAGGTGGAACAAATGAAAAGGATAGGGTTCCTATTTCTGTTATTCTCTCTTCTCTTAACCCCAACTGCTTATTCGAGAACACTTGAATTCAAAAGCTGGCAAATATGGGATTTCAGCTACAACGGCATTCATCAGGTTTGTTGCTCTGTCAGCGCCAAAGACGGCGATGTTCCGGTTACGGGACTCTCAATCGAAGACTTCGCAATAACCGAGACTCTCGTTGACGAGTTTGGGAATGTCTTGTCAAAGGCCGAAATTGCTCCGTATCAGAGAGAAGACCAGTTTGGTGGCATCGGATTCTGGGAAAGATCAGTATCTTCCTCGAAAATCGACCTGGTCTTCCTGATCGATAAGACGGGCTCAATGGCGGGTCAAATCGAGTCGATCAAGTCAGAACTGAAGGAATTCGTGAATCGACTCGAAGACGATTCATGTGATTTCAGGGTGGCGGTTTTGCTCTTTGAAGCATCGTCACTGGAAGAGCCTGGAAGAAAATCACCGGACCATCCGTTCCATGGAGTTATGGAAAGGGACGAACTCCTTCTCGCTATCGAGGAAATCGAAACGGCCGGCGAATGGCACATAAACACCTGGAGTTATGACGCAATACTCTTTGGCAGTCAGCTTGACTTCAGAGAAGACGCAAGGGCAGTTATCGTTGTGATTACTGATACTCTCCCAGAGACAGTTTACGGACCGTTCTGGTACTTTTCCGGAGGTAGTGTCGCCACGAAAAGGGCCGTAGAAATCGCGCTGGAGGAAAGGGGCATTGAGCTGGAATACTTCCAGCCCGAGGAGTCTGCTCTGGCTCACATGGAGAATTATGACAGGCTCATAAATCCCGCGTTGAGCGAATCGAATTTCAACTATCTGGCAGGAGCCGTTTCTCTGGGCTGGCCATTCAAACAGGATCTCATCGAAGTCGATGCGCTGCCCGTTTCTGAATCGATTTACTACCTCTCCTGGGAATCCGCTCTTGATGAGATCACAAAGTACTATCGGAAACAAGGGTTCGAAGTTGAAGTGAACGTGAGAAGGGGTGATGAGCAAGTCTCATTCAAGTACTCGCCGTTTTTCGATGAAGAAGGCTATCTGCAGAGTTCAGAGGACTACCACCTTCCTGTTTTCGATGAAGAGGGTAGTGCGTTGCCCGACAAAGTCGTGGAAATGGACTTGCTGAGAGAGTTGGGTGATCTGAAAGCATTCAGCGATTCCAACTGGAACTATGTTGCGAGAGATGGAGTTCTGCAATTGCGGTCGGTTGATCCGGGAGAGTACCTCTATAGACTCTATGGATATGGAAGAAGCTCTTACAGCTATTCAACACTTCGACTGAGAGGCTCAGGAGAGATTTCATTCGTTCAGGGAGAAGTGTTTCCGGATTCCGTTGTTGCCCAGACTGGCGACGCATTTCTCGAATCAGTGAAGATTAGAGGCCTCATGGAGGAGTTTGTCGGCAATAAGATCGCTGTAAATGAATCCAAAGAGTTTGCCGAAAAGTCGTTGCATTGGATAGAGGGGATCGCTTCTGACGGATTGAACCTCAGGGAAATGGAAGCTATGAAGAGATTCTATGTATCGGTAGGGGCATTTCTCAATGGAACGGCCTATGCGGCAATTGAATCGGAGAGAGTAGAAAATGAGCTGCTGGAAATGGTCCGAGATACGAGAAGAATAGTAGAGCATGCCGAAGAAGTCGCTGACATGATTTCTTCTGCAAAGAACATAATACTCTCCACCGCTTCGATTATCGCCGACATTATCTCGGGTAACTGGAGCGGCGTGGCACAGCAGATATCAATCGAAGCACTACTGGATGAGTTCGTAAGTTATGTGAAGAACGACCTGCTCGACGATGTGCTTGAAGCTGTGAAGAATAAGCTTAGGGCCTATCTTTCCGATCCTTCAAAGGCCGAGGAGCTTCTGAGTCTAATAAAGGGCGACATGGTCGGATGGGTAAAAGGCGGCGAAGACTCGGATGAGGGCAGCGTCAGAGATGAAATCCGGCAGGTCGTTTACACCGACCTTACTTACCGCAATTTCACAAAACCAGTGATCAGAGAGCTTGAGGAGTCGCTGGCGGGAGCAGCGCGTCTGGCTTCATTGCCAATTTCAGATCTCGATCTCTACGCTGCTTGCTGGAGTATGAACAGGGATTTCGCGAACATGAGAACCGAAGTGATGGATCCTCTGCAAGACTGGTCTTTCATGGTTCTCGGAGAACACAAGAGAATCGACAACTGGGAAACGATCCTCGAGATCTTCGAAGAGACGGTTCCTCTGATTGTGGAGCTTCTGAGGCTCATGGAGTACAAAAACCCCGTTCTTGGCGATATTGCAGAGAAGCTTTCGAAGCTCTCGTATGTCCTGGATGCAGTCGGCCTCCTTACTCTAGCATGTGAAATATCATTGAAGGCCGATCAGCTTACAACGATGGCAGGGAAGCTAGATAGGGTCAACGACTATCTATTTCCCGAAGACGGTTACTAGAGGTCTTTCATCAATATCTTTTCCTCATCGTCCCACTCGTCCGTATCGACAAAGCCCAGCTTCAAGTAGAATTGGAGGGGGGAAGCAGAATGACAAGAGATGATTTTCCCGAACCGGTGTCTCCAAGGAACGCGACTGTCTCACCCTGGTCTATTTTGAAGTTCAGATTGTGAAGTATCTTGTTGGCTCCGTCTCCGTAACTGAAGTCAACGTTTTCAAAGACGATAGGACCTCTAAGATCATGGGATTTTCCGGCCTTTACGTCCTCTTCTTCCGTTTCGTCAAGAACTTCTGGACTCTTTTTGCAGAGGCCTGAGCTCTCGAAACAAAGATCAACATCATGCCTATCATCATCGACATAAGCATTCTGCCCAGGTAGTTTACAAAAGCCATTATCTGACCGGTCTGCATTCCTCCGGCTTCCACCTGAATTCCGCCGAACCATATCACGGCAACTATGCCGAGATTCAGTATGAGTGAGAGAAGCGGCATGATAATCACCATGGTTCTCGCCGCCTTCATTGCAGTTGCGGTGTAGCTTTCATTTGCGCCGTTGAACTTGCTTGACTCGAACTCGGCAGAGGCGAGAGACTTCACGACCCTTATTCCAGACAAGTTGTCTCTTATACGAGTGTTCACGTTGTCCATTTCCTGCTGCACTCGAGAGAAAAGAGGCAACACTCTCTTCATAATGGCGAAAGTAAGATATGTGACAAGAGGGATTATCACAAGGAAGATAAGCGAGAGTCTCCAGCTTATCAGAATGACATTATGAGACTTCCAATGAACAGCACTGGAGCACTAACGAACATCCTTAGAAGAATCATCACGAACTGCTGAAATTGAACAATATCATCTGTTATTCTTCTGATAAGTGATCCGGTTCTGTATTTGTCTAGCTTTGCGCGTGACAGATATTGTACCTTCGTGAAAATGCTCCTGTGGAT
The DNA window shown above is from Mesotoga sp. Brook.08.105.5.1 and carries:
- a CDS encoding vWA domain-containing protein gives rise to the protein MKRIGFLFLLFSLLLTPTAYSRTLEFKSWQIWDFSYNGIHQVCCSVSAKDGDVPVTGLSIEDFAITETLVDEFGNVLSKAEIAPYQREDQFGGIGFWERSVSSSKIDLVFLIDKTGSMAGQIESIKSELKEFVNRLEDDSCDFRVAVLLFEASSLEEPGRKSPDHPFHGVMERDELLLAIEEIETAGEWHINTWSYDAILFGSQLDFREDARAVIVVITDTLPETVYGPFWYFSGGSVATKRAVEIALEERGIELEYFQPEESALAHMENYDRLINPALSESNFNYLAGAVSLGWPFKQDLIEVDALPVSESIYYLSWESALDEITKYYRKQGFEVEVNVRRGDEQVSFKYSPFFDEEGYLQSSEDYHLPVFDEEGSALPDKVVEMDLLRELGDLKAFSDSNWNYVARDGVLQLRSVDPGEYLYRLYGYGRSSYSYSTLRLRGSGEISFVQGEVFPDSVVAQTGDAFLESVKIRGLMEEFVGNKIAVNESKEFAEKSLHWIEGIASDGLNLREMEAMKRFYVSVGAFLNGTAYAAIESERVENELLEMVRDTRRIVEHAEEVADMISSAKNIILSTASIIADIISGNWSGVAQQISIEALLDEFVSYVKNDLLDDVLEAVKNKLRAYLSDPSKAEELLSLIKGDMVGWVKGGEDSDEGSVRDEIRQVVYTDLTYRNFTKPVIRELEESLAGAARLASLPISDLDLYAACWSMNRDFANMRTEVMDPLQDWSFMVLGEHKRIDNWETILEIFEETVPLIVELLRLMEYKNPVLGDIAEKLSKLSYVLDAVGLLTLACEISLKADQLTTMAGKLDRVNDYLFPEDGY
- a CDS encoding ABC transporter transmembrane domain-containing protein, producing the protein MIIPLVTYLTFAIMKRVLPLFSRVQQEMDNVNTRIRDNLSGIRVVKSLASAEFESSKFNGANESYTATAMKAARTMVIIMPLLSLILNLGIVAVIWFGGIQVEAGGMQTGQIMAFVNYLGRMLMSMMIGMMLIFVSRAQASAKRVQKFLTKRKKRT